The region TTCCCGGCTATGATCAACGGAACCGAAACATTGGTAAGTCCATTATGGCTGGTGCTTAGTTTCTTCCTTGTCGTATTAGGTGAACTTTGCCTGTCACCGGTTGGATTGTCTGCAACAACAAAGCTTGCACCAGCAGCATTCTCTGCACAAACGATGAGTCTATGGTTTATGTCCAATGCAGCCGGACAAGCTGTTAATGCACAGATCGTTAAGTTGTATGATCCGTCAACCGAAATTGTCTATTTTGGTATTATTGGTGGTATTGCTGTTTTAGCTGGTATCGTTTTGTTTGCATTTTCGAAAAAAATCCAAGTATACATGCGTGGGGTTTTATAGGGCGTTATGACAGTTCCTCTCAATTGGGAGGAACTGTTTTAATGTAATGCTTGACAAAGCTGTTATTTATGGTATATGATGATTTGTGGCATTTTATTTCTAAACCATGATTAGCCCCGGAAACTAATTATGTTAAAATATAGGAATAACATTGAAACGATATTGAAATATGGAGGGAAACCCATCATGCGCACAACTTTCATGGCGAATGAAGCTAATATTGAACGCAAATGGCTTGTTGTGGATGCTGAAGGCCAACGCTTAGGCCGTTTGGCAAGTGAGGTTTCTGCAATCCTGCGCGGAAAGCATAAACCAACTTATACACCACACGCTGATACAGGTGATCATGTGATCATCATTAACGCTGACAAAATAGAACTTACAGGTAACAAAATGAACGACAAAATGTATTATCGTCATTCAAACCATCCAGGTGGTTTGAAATCACGAAATGCTGAAGAAATGCGTACAAAATACCCGGAACAAATGCTGGAACTTACAGTGAAAGGTATGCTTCCAAAAGGTCCGCTTGGCCGTAGAATGGGTAAAAAACTGCACGTATTCAGAGGATCCGAACACAATCATCAAGCTCAAAAACCGGAAGTTTACGAGCTTCGCGGATAATTAAAAGGAGGTAAAGCAATTGGCACAAGTACAATATTATGGCACTGGTCGTCGTAAAAGATCAACTGCACGTGTACGTTTGGTTCCAGGAACCGGCCGTGTACTGATTAATGATCGTGATGCTCAAGACTATTTCCCATATGAAACCCAACTGTTAATTTTGAATCAGCCACTGGCAAGCACTGAAACGCAAGGAACGTATGACGTACTGGTAAATGTTGATGGTGGAGGATTTACTGGTCAGGCAGGTGCAATCCGTCACGGAATCGCACGTGCACTACTTAAAGCAGATCCTGAATACCGTGCAACATTGAAGCGCGAAGGATATCTGACTCGTGATGCTCGCGAAACAGAACGTAAGAAATACGGTCTCAAAGGCGCTCGTCGTGCACCACAATTCTCCAAGCGTTAATATCGCTTTTGCAAAAGCTCTCTTCCCTTATGCGGGGAAGAGGGCTTTTTTTGTTGGGGAAAACCTGTTGAGTGGAAATGCCGATAGAAATATTGTTTTCACCGTTAGAATTGCGAAATTCGCCGATAGAAAGTTAATTTTCGCCGATAGAATAAAAAATTCGCCGTTAGAACAAATACCAACAAGATAAAAGCTGTCGAAATTCCATGATTCGACAATCGGTTATGTTGGAGCTTTATGAGGAAATTAATGTATGATTGTAATATAAAATCGAAACTGGGGGAAAGGCAATGCCGTACATAAAAACACTGACCGAATATGATTATTCAGCAATTTTCGACCTGTCACAATTTGCGTTTCAATATCGGTTGTCGGAGATGGAATTTC is a window of Virgibacillus ihumii DNA encoding:
- the rplM gene encoding 50S ribosomal protein L13; its protein translation is MRTTFMANEANIERKWLVVDAEGQRLGRLASEVSAILRGKHKPTYTPHADTGDHVIIINADKIELTGNKMNDKMYYRHSNHPGGLKSRNAEEMRTKYPEQMLELTVKGMLPKGPLGRRMGKKLHVFRGSEHNHQAQKPEVYELRG
- the rpsI gene encoding 30S ribosomal protein S9; amino-acid sequence: MAQVQYYGTGRRKRSTARVRLVPGTGRVLINDRDAQDYFPYETQLLILNQPLASTETQGTYDVLVNVDGGGFTGQAGAIRHGIARALLKADPEYRATLKREGYLTRDARETERKKYGLKGARRAPQFSKR